From the genome of Nicotiana sylvestris chromosome 2, ASM39365v2, whole genome shotgun sequence, one region includes:
- the LOC138886105 gene encoding uncharacterized protein, translating to MEKVKIIKERLKTAQSRQNSYSDVRRRDLEFKEDDWVFLKVSPMKGIMRFGKKGKLSPGYVRPYTIIQRIGQVAYKLELPPEMSLIHPVFHVSMLRNVVGDPSTIVLVETIEVNEELLYEEVPIAILDRQVQKLRNKEIASVKVLWRNPQVEEATWEAEDEMKRKYPHFFE from the coding sequence atggagaaagtcaagattattaaggagaggttgaaaactgctcagagtcgccaaaattCTTACTCGGATgttcgtcgcagagatttggagttcaaagaagatgattgggtatttttgaaggtttcccctatgaagggtatcatgcgatttggaaagaagggaaaattgagtccgGGGTATGTCAGACCATACacaatcattcagaggattggccaggtggcatacaagcttgaGCTGCCACCCGAAATGTCATTAATACACCCAGTCTTTCATGTGTCAATGTTGAGGAATGTAGTGGGAGATCCATCCACTATTGTTCtagttgaaactattgaggtaAATGAAGAACTGTTATATGAAGAAGTTCcaattgccattcttgataggcaggttcaaaaattgagaaataaggaaattgcatccgtgaaagtattatggcggaacccgcaagttgaggaagccacttgggaagccgaggatgaAATGAAAAGGAAGTATCCACATTTttttgaatag